The proteins below come from a single Drosophila busckii strain San Diego stock center, stock number 13000-0081.31 chromosome X, ASM1175060v1, whole genome shotgun sequence genomic window:
- the LOC108605667 gene encoding solute carrier family 25 member 46 yields the protein MSGSMNNYTTLMHATNRGFGDEQAQAEAAKLLQRLPQGIGEPPYLHGAHSLDDREKAIVDNINADQNAVTHLKYVSSDRDLSLDKLDKQNKVLDKYLDSQEDDVSLRKYLVFGVQWVSLVTENLLSHPFIVLRRQCQVYNASQRYHLHPFQLLPSIVHLHRRQGVTTLWKGLGSCLLVRGMTLAIDDVICKFTSWPKDVDSRTTLKRFGQHILLKCISIGLVVPFYAASLVETVQSDIASEKPGLLDVFREGSLRLFYWSSPQKGRMLPAWALIGPCVTMGITKYLFSLVIRGVSSRIMRRRLTAKQEESGAKFRDNTLEHQNAEIYANLIAMLTTEVLFFPFETILHRLQLQGTRTIIDNLDNGYAVVPILTNYQGAVDCYRTTMLTEGIGGLYKGFGAMVLQFAAHVAVIKLTKWVVGQITEVISSRPPARIVQYYNLDRGVNNSNSTTISPSISSTELDGNSVGQNSVD from the exons ATGTCCGGCAGCATGAACAATTACACGACACTAAT GCATGCGACGAATCGAGGCTTCGGGGACGAGCAGGCACAGGCAGAGGCTGCAAAACTATTGCAGAGACTACCACAGGGCATAGGCGAACCGCCTTACCTGCATGGGGCTCACAG CCTTGACGATCGCGAGAAGGCCATTGTGGACAACATTAATGCGGATCAGAATGCTGTAACCCATCTCAAATATGTAAGCTCGGATCGCGATTTATCGCTGGATAAGCTggataagcaaaacaaagtgcTGGACAAATATCTGGACAGTCAGGAGGATG ATGTATCGCTGCGAAAATATTTAGTGTTTGGCGTCCAATGGGTATCGCTAGTGACGGAAAACCTGCTCAGCCATCCGTTTATAGTGCTGCGACGTCAGTGCCAAGTGTACAATGCCTCACAGCGCTATCATCTGCATCCgtttcagctgctgcccaGCATAGTGCATCTTCATAGGCGTCAGGGCGTCACCACGCTGTGGAAGGGCTTGGGCAGCTGCCTGCTGGTGCGTGGCATGACACTGGCCATTGACGATGTTATTTGCAAGTTCACCAGCTGGCCCAAGGATGTGGATAGCCGCACTACACTCAAGCGCTTTGGTCAGCATATATTGCTCAAATG CATAAGCATTGGCCTGGTTGTGCCCTTCTATGCCGCCTCGTTGGTGGAGACGGTGCAAAGCGATATAGCCAGCGAAAAGCCGGGCCTCTTGGATGTGTTTCGTGAGGGGAGTCTGCGTTTGTTTTATTGGAGCTCGCCGCAAAAGGGACGCATGCTGCCTGCGTGGGCGCTAATTGGACCTTGCGTAACCATGGGCATTACCAAATACTTGTTCAGTCTGGTCATACGTGGCGTCTCCTCGCGCATAATGCGGCGTCGCCTTACAGCCAAGCAGGAGGAGAGTGGCGCCAAATTTCGCGACAATACGCTGGAACATCAAAATGCCGAAATTTATGCCAATCTAATTGCCATGCTGACCACTGAGGTGTTATTCTTTCCGTTCGAGACAATATTGCATCGCTTGCAGCTACAGGGCACACGGACCATTATCGATAATCTCGACAATGGCTATGCGGTGGTGCCCATTTTAACAAATTACCAGGGCGCGGTGGACTGCTATCGCACCACAATGTTAACCGAGGGCATTGGTGGCCTTTACAAGGGCTTTGGCGCCATGGTTCTGCAGTTCGCTGCCCATGTGGCCGTCATTAAGTTAACCAAATGGGTTGTGGGACAAATTACGGAAGTTATCTCAAGTCGACCGCCAGCACGTATTGTTCAGTACTATAATCTAGACCGTGGCGTTAATAATTCCAATTCAACAACCATATCGCCGAGCATTTCGAGCACGGAATTGGATGGGAATAGCGTCGGACAAAATTCAGTCGATTAG
- the LOC108606633 gene encoding beta-lactamase-like protein 2 homolog isoform X1, producing the protein MALIPPVTRLTSNIIRILGCNPSPMTLQGTNTYLLGNGKKRILIDTGDENVPQYIEHLRGVLNEEKAAIGTIILTHWHHDHVGGVKDIVGSKFAAKGEDCHVYKFKRGDENDNCPEIPTHIEVKALKDQQEFEVDGAKLRIVHTPGHTTDHVVLTTDDGTLFSGDCILGEGTAVFEDLHDYMKSLDKILKIRPGRIYPGHGNIIEQPVDMIKYYIDHRNQREQQILQFFVQRPSACFNAMDVVRVVYKDTPEKLWPAAAYNVGHHLTKLQKEGKLYVSQHNDEDRYGYQPSSAL; encoded by the exons ATGGCTTTAATACCGCCGGTAACACGTCTTACATCAAACATAATACGCATATTGGGCTGCAATCCCAGTCCTATGACATTGCAAGGCACCAATACTTATCTGCTGGGCAACGGTAAAAA ACGCATACTCATAGACACTGGAGACGAGAATGTGCCGCAGTATATTGAGCATCTGCGTGGCGTGTTAAATGAGGAGAAGGCAGCCATTGGTACCATAATATTGACACATTGGCATCACGATCATGTGGGCGGTGTTAAGGATATTGTGGGCTCCAAGTTTGCAGCTAAGGGTGAGG ATTGTCATGTGTACAAATTCAAGCGCGGCGATGAGAACGACAATTGCCCGGAAATACCGACACACATAGAGGTAAAAGCTTTAAAAGATCAGCAAGAGTTTGAGGTGGATGGCGCCAAGCTGCGCATTGTGCATACGCCGGGACACACAACAGACCATGTGGTATTGACCACAGATGATGGCACGCTCTTTAGCGGCGATTGCATATTGG GCGAGGGCACCGCCGTTTTTGAAGACCTACACGATTATATGAAAAGTTTggataaaatattaaaaatacgcCCTGGGCGCATATATCCGGGTCATGGCAATATAATAGAGCAGCCCGTTGACATGATCAAATACTATATCGATCATCGCAATCAGCGTGAGCAGCAGATCCTGCAGTTCTTTGTGCAGCGTCCCAGTGCATGTTTCAATGCTATGGATGTGGTGCGAGTGGTATACAAAGATACACCCGAAAAACTTTGGCCAGCGGCTGCCTACAATGTGGGACATCACCTAACCAAGCTGCAAAAGGAGGGTAAGCTCTATGTAAGCCAACATAATGACGAAGACCGCTATGGTTATCAGCCAAGCAGTGCGCTCTAA
- the LOC108606632 gene encoding pre-rRNA 2'-O-ribose RNA methyltransferase FTSJ3 produces the protein MGKKSKVGKTRKDKFYQLAKETGFRSRAAFKLIQLNRKFGFLQQSQVCIDLCAAPGGWMQVAKQNMPVSSIVVGVDLYPIRPVAGCIGLVEDITTEKCRQSLTKELQSWKADVVLHDGAPNVGRNWLFDAYQQICLTLHALKLGTQFLRSGGWFVTKVFRSKDYNALLWVLKQLFKKVHATKPSASRKESAEIFVVCQGFLAPDRIDPRLLDAKYVFEELDLEGKQKNSLLHPEKQKRIKAEGYTEQDIALRNDLAASEFMKAENALAALQGIGSIRMDDDRIVQHKKTTKEILECCKDLKVLGRKDIKGLMLWWKHVKADLFKTEETAVIEEPEAEQPAKPLTQEEIEDMEDAELQQQIETLADEEHKDLKRKRKKTLKTKAKLHEKMNLNMVIKGDDGPVEETEHEIFDLKGISNTHELDAMLDVEPDYVEEEPEAAPKLPKYKKYDKDDKRMDDDANYENDDEPDVSAEEDEESDYDQDGLGLSDDENNDEDKATGKKKPKKNHPLIRSGDFRDKDTKRQQRVQLWYEKENLQTLMQDEDNDDDEAYDLDNISKAYRAKGVAILGENRLALEDDSKPALGKKAKRRARHDGPKDSSSESSDSDSELEVDDTETGDKVASSMTKASKPKKVRLNEEELALGSLLIRGKKTRRDLIDAAWNRYAFNDDNLPEWFVTDEQEHMTKPQPVPKELTEEYQRKVQELNVRPIKKVMEAKARKKRRSTKRLAKAKKMAEKIMENADATSQEKAKQLKKVYKKAQEKKKETTYVVAKKHTSSRRARRPAGVKGRYRVVDPREKKDKRSLDAKKRRDKGKSGRGGGKPKGKRSK, from the exons ATGGGCAAGAAAAGCAAAGTAGGAAAGACCCGTAAGGATAAGTTCTACCAGTTGGCCAAGGAGACAGGCTTTCGCTCACgtgctgcattcaaattgataCAACTGAATCGTAAATTTGGTTTCCTGCAACAGTCGCAAGTATGCATAGATTTGTGTGCTGCACCTGGTGGCTGGATGCAGGTGGCCAAACAGAACATGCCTGTGTCCAGCATTGTCGTGGGTGTGGATCTGTATCCCATACGTCCCGTTGCCGGCTGCATTGGTCTAGTTGAGGACATTACGACAGAGAAGTGCCGCCAATCGCTGACCAAGGAGCTGCAGTCATGGAAGGCCGACGTAGTGCTGCACGACGGTGCACCCAATGTGGGTCGTAACTGGCTGTTCGATGCCTATCAACAGATTTGCCTAACACTGCATGCGCTCAAGCTGGGCACACAGTTCCTGCGCAGCGGCGGCTGGTTTGTGACAAAAGTGTTCCGCTCCAAGGACTACAATGCACTACTCTGGGTGCTCAAGCAGCTCTTCAAGAAGGTGCATGCCACCAAGCCCAGTGCCTCGCGTAAGGAATCCGCTGAGATCTTCGTTGTCTGCCAGGGTTTCTTGGCGCCAGATCGCATCGATCCGCGTCTGTTGGATGCCAAGTACGTGTTCGAGGAATTGGATCTGGAGGGCAAGCAAAAGAACAGTCTATTGCATCCGGAGAAGCAAAAGCGCATCAAGGCCGAGGGTTACACGGAGCAAGATATAGCGCTGCGCAACGATTTAGCTGCCAGCGAGTTTATGAAGGCGGAAAATGCTTTGGCAGCGCTTCAGGGTATTGGCTCCATACGCATGGATGATGACCGCATTGTCCAACACAAGAAAACCACAAAAGAGATACTCGAGTGCTGCAAGGATCTCAAGGTGCTGGGACGCAAAGACATCAAGGGCTTGATGTTGTGGTGGAAGCATGTAAAAGCAGATTTGTTTAAGACCGAGGAGACTGCAGTTATTGAAGAGCCCGAAGCGgagcagccagccaagccTCTGACACAGGAAGAAATTGAGGATATGGAGGATgcggagctgcagcagcaaattgaaacgCTGGCTGATGAGGAGCATAAAGATTTGAAACGCAAACGCAAGAAGACGCTCAAAACCAAGGCCAAGTTGCATGAGAAAATGAACCTCAACATGGTTATCAAAGGCGACGATGGTCCCGTAGAGGAAACTGAACATGAGATCTTTGATCTTAAAGGCATTAGCAACACACACGAACTGGACGCCATGCTTGATGTGGAACCGGATTACGTGGAAGAAGAGCCCGAGGCGGCGCCCAAGTTGCCTAAATACAAAAAGTATGACAAAGATGACAAGCGCATGGACGATGATGCTAACTATGAAAATGATGATGAGCCAGATGTAAGCGCTGAGGAAGATGAAGAAAGCGACTATGATCAAGACGGATTAGGTCTGAGCGATGATGAAAACAATGATGAGGACAAAGCGACTGGCAAAAAGAAACCGAAAAAGAATCATCCTTTAATCAGATCTGGTGACTTCCGGGACAAGGATACAAAGCGTCAGCAGCGCGTGCAGCTTTGGTATGAAAAGGAGAATCTACAGACGCTAATGCAGGATGaggataatgatgatgatgaggccTATGATTTGGATAATATATCCAAGGCATATAGAGCCAAGGGCGTGGCTATTCTCGGCGAGAATCGATTGGCGTTAGAGGACGATAGCAAGCCAGCTTTGGGCAAGAAGGCCAAGCGTCGTGCGCGTCATGATGGGCCAAAGGACAGCAGCTCGGAGTCCTCAGATTCCGATTCAGAGCTGGAGGTGGATGATACAGAAACTGGCGATAAGGTTGCCAGCAGTATGACGAAGG cTTCCAAGCCTAAAAAGGTGCGTCTCAACGAGGAGGAACTGGCGCTTGGTTCGCTTTTAATACGCGGCAAGAAAACGCGTCGCGATTTAATAGACGCCGCTTGGAATCGTTATGCCTTCAACGATGACAATTTGCCCGAATGGTTTGTAACGGACGAGCAAGAGCACATGACCAAGCCACAGCCGGTGCCCAAGGAGCTTACAGAGGAATATCAGCGCAAGGTGCAGGAGCTTAATGTGCGTCCCATCAAGAAGGTTATGGAGGCCAAGGCGCGTAAGAAGCGTCGTTCAACGAAGCGTCTAGCCAAGGCCAAGAAAATGGCTGAGAAGATTATGGAAAATGCCGATGCCACCTCCCAAGAaaaagccaagcagctgaaGAAGGTCTACAAGAAGGCGCAGGAGAAGAAGAAGGAGACTACCTATGTGGTAGCCAAGAAGCACACATCCTCGCGCCGTGCGCGTCGCCCGGCTGGCGTGAAGGGACGCTATCGCGTTGTCGATCCACGTGAGAAGAAGGATAAGCGCTCTTTGGACGCCAAGAAGCGGCGCGACAAGGGCAAGTCAGGCAGGGGTGGCGGCAAGCCCAAGGGCAAGCGCAGCAAGTAG
- the LOC108605883 gene encoding 39S ribosomal protein L3, mitochondrial produces the protein MLRTVIGDLARLRLSNSASPSIVLVTQVREKGHLSRPRQKNPYWFVRQQRTQTEDLVTGENRNFINEVVHDTYGAPAIIKGIQTYEQKQLVKTPAPPNTDEQLWTPGLRRSGLIARKIGQYPLWLKNGERVRTTLLQVVDNHVIKYIPPEEYKPSQRPHVHNLNKYGCLLVGAESTNPALLTKEYCGIFRDSGVMPTKSLARFIVSPQAALAAGTPLNVGHFRVGDFVDVRGKTVDHGFQGVVKRHGFKGMPASHGVTKTHRRAGNIGGGGEKGRVWPGTKMPGHMGNRWRILKGLRIWRINTKYNVMWVQGSSVPGSTNGLVYIYDTILPLRKSKDAPPFPTLYEQPDAENAPEDIWYDQVHNFKDETITYKPE, from the exons ATGCTGCGAACTGTTATAGGGGATTTGGCTAGGCTGCG GCTAAGCAACAGCGCCAGCCCCTCGATAGTTTTGGTTACACAAGTGCGCGAGAAGGGACATCTAAGCCGGCCTCGCCAGAAGAACCCTTACTGGTTTGTGCGCCAGCAGCGAACa CAAACGGAAGATCTGGTCACGGGCGAGAATCGCAATTTTATTAACGAAGTGGTGCACGATACCTACGGTGCACCGGCAATTATCAAAGGCATACAAACCTATGAGCAAAAACAGCTGGTTAAAACACCAGCGCCACCGAACACAGATGAACAGCTTTGGACACCAGGTCTACGTCGCAGTGGTTTGATTGCACGCAAAATTGGCCAATATCCGTTGTGGCTGAAGAACGGTGAACGTGTGCGCACCACATTGCTGCAGGTGGTGGATAACCAtgtcattaaatatattccaCCCGAGGAGTACAAGCCATCACAGCGTCCGCATGTGCATAATCTGAACAAATACGGTTGCCTTTTAGTGGGTGCTGAGAGCACAAATCCTGCACTGCTAACCAAAGAGTATTGTGGCATCTTTCGTGACTCTGGCGTTATGCCCACCAAGAGTCTAGCACGTTTTATTGTCTCACCGCAAGCAGCTTTGGCGGCAGGTACGCCGCTTAATGTGGGACACTTTCGTGTAGGCGATTTTGTGGATGTGCGCGGCAAGAC cgTGGACCATGGCTTCCAGGGTGTTGTTAAGCGGCATGGATTTAAGGGCATGCCTGCCTCTCATGGTGTTACCAAGACTCATCGACGTGCTGGCAACATTGGCGGTGGTGGTGAGAAGGGTCGTGTCTGGCCCGGCACCAAAATGCCTGGTCACATGGGTAATCGCTGGCGTATACTCAAGGGTCTGCGCATCTGGCGCATCAACACCAAATACAATGTCATGTGGGTGCAGGGCAGCTCCGTGCCCGGCAGCACCAATGGCTTGGTTTATATCTACGACACAATACTGCCTTTGCGCAAATCCAAGGATGCGCCGCCTTTCCCTACGCTCTATGAGCAGCCTGATGCTGAAAATGCGCCAGAAGACATTTGGTATGATCAGGTACATAATTTTAAGGACGAAACCATTACCTACAAGCCTGAATAA
- the LOC108606633 gene encoding beta-lactamase-like protein 2 homolog isoform X2 encodes MALIPPVTRLTSNIIRILGCNPSPMTLQGTNTYLLGNGKKRILIDTGDENVPQYIEHLRGVLNEEKAAIGTIILTHWHHDHVGGVKDIVGSKFAAKDCHVYKFKRGDENDNCPEIPTHIEVKALKDQQEFEVDGAKLRIVHTPGHTTDHVVLTTDDGTLFSGDCILGEGTAVFEDLHDYMKSLDKILKIRPGRIYPGHGNIIEQPVDMIKYYIDHRNQREQQILQFFVQRPSACFNAMDVVRVVYKDTPEKLWPAAAYNVGHHLTKLQKEGKLYVSQHNDEDRYGYQPSSAL; translated from the exons ATGGCTTTAATACCGCCGGTAACACGTCTTACATCAAACATAATACGCATATTGGGCTGCAATCCCAGTCCTATGACATTGCAAGGCACCAATACTTATCTGCTGGGCAACGGTAAAAA ACGCATACTCATAGACACTGGAGACGAGAATGTGCCGCAGTATATTGAGCATCTGCGTGGCGTGTTAAATGAGGAGAAGGCAGCCATTGGTACCATAATATTGACACATTGGCATCACGATCATGTGGGCGGTGTTAAGGATATTGTGGGCTCCAAGTTTGCAGCTAAGG ATTGTCATGTGTACAAATTCAAGCGCGGCGATGAGAACGACAATTGCCCGGAAATACCGACACACATAGAGGTAAAAGCTTTAAAAGATCAGCAAGAGTTTGAGGTGGATGGCGCCAAGCTGCGCATTGTGCATACGCCGGGACACACAACAGACCATGTGGTATTGACCACAGATGATGGCACGCTCTTTAGCGGCGATTGCATATTGG GCGAGGGCACCGCCGTTTTTGAAGACCTACACGATTATATGAAAAGTTTggataaaatattaaaaatacgcCCTGGGCGCATATATCCGGGTCATGGCAATATAATAGAGCAGCCCGTTGACATGATCAAATACTATATCGATCATCGCAATCAGCGTGAGCAGCAGATCCTGCAGTTCTTTGTGCAGCGTCCCAGTGCATGTTTCAATGCTATGGATGTGGTGCGAGTGGTATACAAAGATACACCCGAAAAACTTTGGCCAGCGGCTGCCTACAATGTGGGACATCACCTAACCAAGCTGCAAAAGGAGGGTAAGCTCTATGTAAGCCAACATAATGACGAAGACCGCTATGGTTATCAGCCAAGCAGTGCGCTCTAA